The Methylomicrobium agile genome has a segment encoding these proteins:
- a CDS encoding TlpA family protein disulfide reductase yields MLVVHPKKIALFGVFLAVLSMPLFAVERGEISGNCTLPLLDGSGNVALNELKGKVVYLDFWASWCGPCAKSFPFMNRLHDELGGKDLAIIGVNLDENPEDGQAFLAQYPASFTIAADKGEQCARLFDVKAMPSTYLIGRDGVIRDVHLGFRADEGKALRETVEKLLNENPSATGAK; encoded by the coding sequence ATGCTAGTAGTCCATCCCAAAAAAATCGCTCTGTTCGGGGTATTCCTGGCTGTGCTGTCGATGCCGCTGTTCGCGGTGGAGCGCGGGGAGATCTCCGGCAATTGTACGCTGCCCCTATTGGATGGCTCTGGCAATGTGGCGTTAAACGAACTCAAGGGAAAGGTGGTCTATCTCGATTTTTGGGCGTCCTGGTGCGGACCCTGCGCCAAATCGTTTCCGTTCATGAACCGGTTGCATGACGAGCTCGGCGGTAAAGACCTGGCGATCATCGGCGTCAATCTGGACGAAAACCCCGAGGATGGGCAAGCGTTTTTAGCGCAATATCCGGCCAGTTTCACGATTGCCGCCGACAAGGGCGAACAGTGCGCCCGGCTGTTCGACGTGAAGGCGATGCCGTCGACGTACCTGATCGGCCGGGACGGCGTCATCCGCGACGTGCATCTGGGCTTTCGTGCGGATGAAGGAAAAGCGCTGCGCGAAACCGTGGAGAAGCTGTTGAACGAGAACCCTTCGGCGACGGGCGCGAAATGA
- a CDS encoding DUF3570 domain-containing protein — protein MAAIEPVQPADDARKPSAGPLNALTAAALALPGLVLPAAQAADDEFAVQYGHYQEENRQLFGVESKFRPITVDTLQGSGNLKLTDRVKLTFNYTQDTWSGATPIATAPLDLRGNSTSHSPDGVTGATPIINGDLFFDSKLNPLQTDGFRNVTGGIDRRLVHTLSSASPETRKQGSFKLGYEWDEAALDVGGGLSLEDDYESSFVNLGGRLDFNQKLTTLSGGLSYTSSDTHARIDHDALPYINTGAYDGQIERTAEGGKIIHGERKDWGAHLGLTQVLNKNALIEAGLGYTLGNGYMENPYKVVEVAFINDAIPPPEGAAYVGQVRALLEQRPNVRNQFNGNLGYVQHIDMLDAALHFNYRYYLDDWGINAHTFESDWVQPLGHGWSVTPRIRYYSQDAADFYAPYLISNQPYNSGRFNRNLLPNHFSSDQRLSGYGALSGGVTVSKKFAKGIDVDLGFEYYTHQGGLKIGGGGEGDYADFDSWNVNGTLKVNLEALAVGSDHGSHAHHHHHHGATAPAGVMFDHMLGKNGFMVGYRYMYSSQGGDMLHGSNLVGDPAIVAGGCGPNPCFVKPNSMVMHMHMLDIMYAPTDWLNLMVMPQFMDMSMTMHRLAGAPPDNEAPEGGGAHIPHHVENGHETGGISDMGVYALVKLFDAGRHHLHMGLGLSIPFGAVDIELRRNHQVEGGLIHYGMQLGSGTLDFKPSLTYTGNYDDWSWGAQLSGTKRLEDHGETGYRLGDIFQSTAWGGYGLTNWLTATVRGVYTVQGAIHGQFNQFIDQLGPMDYPMNYGGRFWDVGFGLNATVPGGDLAGNTLGVEWLQPVATDYNGYQLDRDGTLSATWHYAF, from the coding sequence GTGGCTGCTATTGAGCCGGTTCAACCGGCCGACGACGCTCGGAAACCGTCGGCAGGCCCGTTAAATGCCCTGACCGCCGCCGCCCTGGCGTTGCCCGGCTTGGTGTTGCCGGCGGCGCAAGCGGCGGACGACGAATTCGCCGTCCAGTACGGCCATTACCAGGAAGAGAATCGCCAGCTGTTCGGCGTCGAAAGCAAATTCCGGCCGATTACGGTCGATACCCTGCAGGGCAGCGGCAATCTGAAGCTGACCGACCGGGTCAAGTTGACTTTCAACTACACGCAGGATACCTGGTCGGGAGCGACGCCGATCGCCACCGCGCCGCTCGACCTACGCGGCAACAGCACTTCGCATTCGCCGGACGGCGTGACCGGCGCCACGCCGATTATCAATGGGGACTTGTTCTTCGATTCGAAGCTGAATCCCTTGCAAACCGATGGTTTTAGGAACGTGACCGGAGGCATCGACCGCCGCTTGGTGCATACGCTTTCCTCGGCGTCTCCCGAGACCCGAAAACAGGGCAGCTTCAAGCTTGGCTATGAATGGGACGAGGCGGCACTCGATGTGGGCGGCGGCCTGTCTTTGGAAGATGATTATGAATCGAGCTTCGTCAACCTGGGCGGGCGGCTCGACTTCAATCAGAAGCTGACTACCCTGAGCGGCGGCTTGAGCTATACGTCGAGCGATACCCACGCGCGAATCGATCACGATGCGTTGCCGTATATCAATACCGGCGCCTATGACGGCCAGATCGAGCGGACCGCGGAAGGCGGAAAGATCATTCACGGTGAACGTAAGGATTGGGGCGCCCATCTCGGCCTGACCCAGGTTCTGAACAAGAACGCGCTGATCGAGGCCGGTCTGGGTTACACCCTCGGCAACGGCTATATGGAAAACCCTTACAAGGTCGTCGAAGTCGCCTTCATCAACGACGCTATTCCGCCGCCCGAGGGCGCGGCCTATGTGGGGCAAGTCCGCGCCTTGCTCGAACAGCGCCCGAACGTGCGCAACCAGTTCAACGGGAATTTGGGGTATGTGCAGCATATCGACATGTTGGACGCGGCGCTGCATTTCAATTACCGCTATTATCTCGACGACTGGGGCATCAACGCCCACACCTTCGAGTCCGACTGGGTGCAGCCGCTCGGCCACGGCTGGAGCGTGACGCCGAGAATCCGCTATTATTCCCAGGATGCGGCCGATTTTTATGCTCCTTACCTGATTTCGAACCAGCCCTACAATTCGGGCCGGTTTAACCGCAATCTGCTGCCGAACCATTTTTCCAGCGATCAACGCCTTTCCGGTTATGGCGCCTTGAGCGGCGGGGTGACGGTCAGTAAAAAGTTTGCGAAAGGCATCGACGTCGACCTGGGTTTCGAATATTACACCCACCAGGGCGGTCTGAAAATCGGCGGGGGCGGCGAGGGCGACTACGCGGATTTCGACTCCTGGAACGTCAACGGCACGCTCAAGGTCAATCTGGAAGCCCTGGCGGTCGGTAGCGACCACGGCAGTCATGCGCATCACCACCACCATCACGGCGCCACGGCCCCGGCCGGCGTGATGTTCGATCACATGCTGGGCAAGAACGGCTTCATGGTCGGCTACCGTTACATGTACAGCAGCCAGGGCGGCGACATGCTGCACGGTTCGAACCTGGTCGGCGATCCTGCGATCGTGGCCGGCGGCTGCGGGCCTAACCCGTGCTTCGTCAAGCCGAACAGCATGGTGATGCACATGCACATGCTCGACATCATGTATGCGCCGACCGACTGGCTGAACCTGATGGTGATGCCCCAGTTCATGGACATGAGCATGACGATGCACCGATTGGCCGGCGCGCCGCCGGATAACGAAGCGCCAGAGGGCGGAGGCGCGCATATCCCGCATCATGTCGAGAACGGGCACGAAACCGGCGGCATCAGCGACATGGGGGTGTATGCGCTGGTCAAATTGTTCGATGCCGGCCGCCATCACCTGCACATGGGGCTCGGCCTGAGCATTCCGTTCGGGGCGGTCGACATCGAACTGCGGCGCAATCACCAGGTGGAAGGCGGCCTGATCCATTACGGGATGCAGCTCGGCAGCGGCACGCTCGATTTCAAGCCGAGCCTGACCTATACCGGCAATTACGATGATTGGTCGTGGGGCGCGCAGCTCAGCGGCACCAAGCGGCTCGAAGACCATGGCGAAACCGGCTACCGTTTGGGCGACATCTTCCAGAGCACGGCCTGGGGCGGCTACGGGCTGACGAACTGGCTGACCGCGACCGTGCGCGGCGTCTATACGGTTCAGGGGGCAATACACGGCCAGTTCAATCAATTCATCGACCAGCTGGGGCCGATGGATTACCCGATGAACTACGGTGGCCGGTTCTGGGACGTCGGTTTCGGACTCAACGCGACGGTGCCGGGCGGCGATCTGGCCGGTAATACCCTCGGCGTCGAATGGCTGCAGCCGGTCGCCACCGATTACAACGGCTATCAGCTGGACCGCGACGGCACGTTGTCGGCGACCTGGCATTATGCGTTTTAG
- the waaF gene encoding lipopolysaccharide heptosyltransferase II, whose translation MKPDAAFAITKKILVVGPSWVGDMVMAQSLFIALKAADPACRIDVLAPAWTFPLLDRMPEVARPIAMPLSHGQFGLAERIKLGRQLRSEAYDRAIVLPNSWKSALAPFFAHIPLRSGYIGECRWGLLNDARRLDKQTLTMTVQRFVALAFPKNAVQPPVYPVPAIPVEPARQAAAAEKFRVETGGNILALCPGAEYGPAKRWPSGHFAELARLKIADGWQVWLFGSEKDQAVTAEINRLAGGACIDFAGRTQLDEAVDLLSLAHAVVSNDSGLMHLAAALDKPLIAIYGSSDPGFTPPLHAKARIVSLHLDCAPCFKRICPLYPAGHPEHARCLSGIGPERILALLPG comes from the coding sequence TTGAAACCTGACGCCGCCTTCGCCATCACGAAGAAGATTCTGGTGGTCGGCCCGTCCTGGGTCGGCGACATGGTGATGGCGCAAAGCCTCTTTATCGCGCTGAAAGCCGCCGATCCGGCCTGCCGGATCGACGTGCTGGCGCCGGCGTGGACTTTTCCGCTATTGGACCGGATGCCGGAAGTGGCGAGGCCGATCGCGATGCCGCTTTCGCACGGCCAGTTCGGGCTGGCCGAGCGGATCAAACTGGGCCGGCAGTTACGCAGCGAAGCCTATGATCGGGCGATCGTGCTGCCCAATTCCTGGAAATCTGCGCTGGCTCCCTTCTTTGCCCATATTCCTCTTCGCTCCGGTTATATCGGCGAATGCCGTTGGGGCCTGTTGAACGATGCCCGCCGGCTCGACAAGCAGACCCTGACGATGACCGTGCAGCGCTTCGTGGCGTTGGCGTTCCCGAAAAATGCCGTTCAGCCGCCCGTTTATCCGGTTCCCGCGATTCCGGTCGAGCCGGCGCGGCAAGCGGCGGCCGCCGAAAAATTCCGGGTCGAAACCGGCGGCAATATTTTAGCTTTGTGTCCCGGCGCCGAATACGGCCCTGCCAAACGCTGGCCTTCCGGACATTTCGCCGAACTGGCCCGGCTGAAGATCGCGGATGGCTGGCAGGTCTGGCTGTTCGGCTCGGAAAAAGACCAGGCGGTCACCGCCGAAATCAACCGGCTGGCCGGAGGCGCCTGCATCGATTTTGCCGGCCGCACCCAACTGGACGAAGCGGTCGATCTGCTGTCGCTGGCTCATGCCGTGGTCAGCAACGATTCCGGCCTGATGCATCTGGCGGCCGCGCTGGACAAGCCGCTGATCGCGATCTACGGCTCGTCGGATCCCGGCTTTACGCCGCCCTTGCATGCCAAGGCCCGGATTGTCTCGCTGCATCTGGATTGCGCGCCCTGCTTCAAGCGCATCTGTCCGTTGTATCCGGCCGGTCATCCGGAGCACGCCCGCTGCCTGAGCGGGATCGGTCCCGAGCGAATCCTGGCTTTGCTGCCCGGTTGA
- a CDS encoding DUF4266 domain-containing protein produces the protein MPSVRRTYAALAFFLAIGAAGCTEVAPWQRGNLAKPQMALEPYPLQSSFRGHIYGSREAASGVSASEGGGCGCY, from the coding sequence ATGCCATCGGTTCGACGGACTTACGCGGCGCTGGCTTTTTTTCTGGCGATCGGTGCGGCCGGTTGTACGGAAGTCGCGCCCTGGCAGCGCGGCAATCTGGCCAAGCCGCAGATGGCGCTGGAACCCTATCCGCTGCAGAGCTCCTTTCGCGGCCACATCTACGGCAGCCGGGAAGCCGCTTCCGGCGTGAGCGCGTCCGAGGGAGGTGGATGTGGCTGCTATTGA
- a CDS encoding FAD:protein FMN transferase: MNTFELYRHDFKAMGTSCEIQLFAKVRASAGRAAEAAVADIARLEARYSRYRADSFLSEINRIAAAGGRIKVDDETAGLLNYAATCHEQSGGLFDITSGILRRAWRFDSGALPEQSLIDDLLARVGWDKVVWQPPVLEFPLPGMEIDFGGVVKEYAADRAAGLCRAAGIRHGMINLGGDIKVIGPRADGSPWRIGIRHPRQKGELLQTVELSGGAMASSGDYERCLTIGDVRYGHILNPRTGWPVGHLASVTVIADFCVVAGSASTIAMLKAEAGPAWLESLGLPHLWIDVNGGTGGTLQNAAVHSQ; encoded by the coding sequence TTGAATACCTTCGAACTTTATCGGCACGATTTCAAAGCCATGGGCACGTCCTGCGAAATTCAGCTTTTCGCGAAAGTTAGGGCTTCGGCCGGGCGGGCGGCCGAAGCCGCCGTTGCCGATATTGCGCGCTTGGAAGCGCGTTATTCGCGCTACCGCGCCGACAGTTTCCTGTCCGAAATTAACCGCATTGCGGCGGCAGGCGGGCGGATCAAGGTGGACGATGAAACTGCGGGCCTCTTGAATTACGCGGCCACCTGCCATGAACAAAGCGGGGGACTGTTCGATATTACCTCGGGCATCTTGCGGCGCGCCTGGCGCTTCGACAGCGGCGCGTTGCCGGAGCAAAGTCTGATTGACGATTTGCTCGCCAGGGTCGGCTGGGACAAGGTCGTCTGGCAACCGCCGGTGCTCGAATTCCCGCTGCCCGGCATGGAAATCGATTTCGGCGGCGTGGTGAAGGAATATGCGGCCGACCGGGCCGCCGGTCTGTGCCGGGCGGCGGGCATCCGGCACGGCATGATCAACCTCGGCGGCGACATCAAGGTGATCGGCCCGCGCGCGGACGGCAGCCCGTGGCGGATCGGCATTCGCCATCCCAGGCAAAAAGGGGAGCTTCTGCAAACGGTGGAATTGTCCGGCGGCGCGATGGCCAGCAGCGGCGATTACGAACGCTGCCTGACGATCGGCGATGTGCGCTACGGACACATTCTGAATCCGCGCACCGGCTGGCCGGTCGGGCACCTGGCGTCGGTTACCGTGATCGCCGACTTCTGCGTGGTGGCCGGCAGCGCTTCGACTATCGCCATGCTGAAGGCGGAGGCGGGGCCGGCCTGGCTGGAATCGCTCGGGCTGCCGCATCTTTGGATCGACGTGAACGGCGGAACGGGCGGGACTTTGCAAAATGCTGCCGTCCACTCTCAATAA
- a CDS encoding fused MFS/spermidine synthase has protein sequence MTYNAVNTLERFGLYLTVFLTGASVMVIELLGTRMIAPFYGASLYVWSSLISVTMMALAIGYFVGGRWADRARRSGLSLIVALAAVLTLLIPWLTRPVLLATDPLGLRLGALVSALVLFMPSLTMLGMVGPFAIKLATSRLDGVGSSAGSIYAVSTLGSVAGTLFLGFYLFPLLGSREIFIGTGVFLLLLAVSVAVFEQKRLAMNSAIVSSLSLLVIGLGLLPKIVDAGHFQDRSGKFRMLSEEESLYGWVRVIDQPARNLRMLTSDASMIGAAGIGDGGNRLSYQDIVGMIPALRPGMKRALIVGLGAGKMVDVLQGRYGIETDTLEIDPAVAKAAGRYFGFNPGGKNIIGDARYEIRHLRGPYDLIIHDCFTGGSEPAHLLTVETLQQLQGLLSEQGILAVNFVSFAEAKDNLALPSVAKTVDQVFPHQSVFISEPGKDFNDFIFLASNRPLDLQAKSLFADQIGWLGERRFQVDKSRGVLLTDNLNPLEHLQVKKSEHYRSVLVDWFGADLLVR, from the coding sequence ATGACGTACAACGCTGTTAACACGCTCGAACGTTTCGGGCTCTATCTGACCGTATTTCTGACCGGCGCTTCGGTGATGGTGATCGAACTGTTAGGCACCCGGATGATCGCGCCGTTCTACGGCGCCAGCCTGTACGTCTGGTCGTCGCTGATTTCGGTCACCATGATGGCGCTGGCGATCGGCTATTTTGTCGGCGGGCGCTGGGCCGACCGCGCGAGGCGCAGCGGCCTGTCGCTGATCGTGGCTCTGGCCGCGGTGTTGACGCTGCTGATTCCCTGGCTGACCCGGCCGGTGCTGCTGGCGACCGATCCTCTGGGCCTTCGCTTGGGCGCGTTGGTCAGCGCCCTGGTTTTGTTCATGCCGAGCCTGACGATGCTCGGGATGGTCGGGCCGTTCGCGATCAAGCTTGCCACTTCGCGCCTGGACGGCGTCGGTTCGAGCGCGGGTTCGATCTACGCGGTTAGCACGCTGGGCAGCGTGGCTGGCACGTTGTTTCTCGGTTTTTATCTGTTCCCTTTGCTGGGGTCGCGCGAAATTTTCATCGGCACCGGCGTGTTTTTGTTGCTGCTGGCGGTTTCGGTGGCGGTGTTCGAGCAAAAACGCCTGGCGATGAATTCGGCCATCGTTTCCAGCCTGTCGTTACTGGTCATCGGCCTGGGCTTGCTGCCCAAAATCGTCGATGCGGGTCATTTTCAGGACCGCAGCGGCAAATTCCGGATGCTTTCCGAAGAAGAAAGCCTGTACGGCTGGGTGCGGGTGATCGACCAGCCCGCGCGCAATCTGCGCATGCTGACTTCCGACGCGTCGATGATCGGCGCGGCCGGGATCGGCGACGGCGGCAACCGGCTCAGCTACCAGGATATCGTCGGCATGATCCCGGCGCTCAGGCCGGGCATGAAGCGCGCGCTGATCGTGGGCTTGGGCGCCGGCAAGATGGTCGACGTACTGCAGGGGCGCTACGGCATCGAAACCGACACGTTGGAAATCGACCCGGCGGTGGCGAAGGCGGCCGGCCGTTATTTCGGCTTCAATCCGGGCGGAAAGAACATTATCGGCGACGCGCGCTATGAAATCCGCCATCTCCGGGGGCCCTACGATCTGATCATCCACGACTGTTTTACCGGCGGCTCGGAGCCCGCGCACCTATTGACCGTGGAAACCCTGCAACAATTGCAGGGGCTTTTGTCCGAACAGGGCATTCTGGCGGTCAATTTTGTCAGCTTTGCGGAAGCAAAGGACAATCTGGCGCTGCCTTCGGTCGCGAAAACGGTCGATCAGGTCTTTCCTCATCAATCTGTGTTCATCTCGGAACCGGGCAAGGATTTCAACGATTTCATCTTTCTGGCCTCAAACCGCCCTTTGGACTTGCAGGCCAAATCCCTGTTTGCGGATCAGATCGGCTGGCTCGGGGAACGGCGGTTTCAGGTCGACAAAAGCCGCGGCGTGCTGCTGACCGATAACCTGAATCCGCTCGAACATCTGCAGGTGAAAAAATCCGAGCATTACCGCAGCGTGCTGGTCGATTGGTTCGGGGCCGATCTGCTGGTGCGTTGA
- the waaC gene encoding lipopolysaccharide heptosyltransferase I — MRIAIVKLSALGDIVHAMVALQFIKERFPECRIDWIVEERFAGVLADNPDLDGILTVNLKVLKTDKMRFFAELRKIRAFAERNYDRVIDAQGLIKSAIVARLIGKKIAGFDAGSIREKAASWFYSQKIHCAYDANTIDRNARVLSRPLGFEIVPEQILNKQPFLFYRNPSSCIDDCLRQDRKNIVLVTGSTWESRNYPAENYVKVAEALGQNCLAVWGSEREKARAEWMAAQSKAIKVMPKLDLNDLKALIARCDLVIGNDTGPTHMAWALNRPSLTIFGPTPVSRVYQTGINRVVKSASQVNPYKLNKKDFSIREIEPQVIVQEAARLIER; from the coding sequence ATGCGGATCGCGATCGTCAAACTCTCCGCGCTCGGCGACATCGTGCATGCGATGGTCGCGCTGCAGTTCATCAAGGAACGGTTTCCCGAATGCCGAATCGACTGGATCGTCGAAGAGCGCTTTGCGGGCGTGTTGGCCGACAACCCCGACCTGGACGGGATTTTGACCGTCAATCTGAAAGTACTCAAAACCGACAAGATGCGGTTTTTCGCGGAGCTTCGAAAAATTCGCGCATTTGCGGAACGCAATTACGATCGGGTCATCGATGCGCAGGGGCTCATCAAGTCGGCGATCGTCGCCCGATTGATCGGCAAAAAGATTGCCGGCTTCGATGCCGGATCGATCCGCGAAAAAGCCGCGTCCTGGTTTTATAGTCAGAAAATCCATTGCGCTTATGATGCCAACACGATCGACCGCAATGCGCGGGTGCTGTCGCGGCCGCTGGGATTCGAGATCGTCCCCGAACAAATTCTGAATAAGCAGCCGTTTCTGTTTTATCGCAACCCGTCGTCCTGCATTGACGATTGTTTGCGGCAGGATCGGAAAAACATCGTGTTGGTGACCGGCTCGACCTGGGAAAGCCGGAATTATCCGGCCGAAAACTATGTCAAGGTTGCCGAGGCGCTGGGGCAAAATTGCCTGGCGGTTTGGGGCAGCGAGCGGGAAAAAGCTCGCGCGGAATGGATGGCCGCGCAATCGAAGGCTATTAAAGTGATGCCGAAACTCGATTTGAACGATCTAAAGGCATTGATTGCGCGTTGCGACCTCGTGATCGGCAACGATACCGGCCCGACGCACATGGCCTGGGCGCTGAATCGGCCGTCGCTTACGATCTTCGGCCCGACGCCGGTCAGCCGGGTATATCAGACCGGCATCAACCGCGTGGTCAAGTCCGCCTCGCAAGTGAATCCTTATAAATTGAACAAAAAAGATTTTTCGATTCGCGAAATCGAGCCGCAGGTTATCGTTCAGGAGGCGGCAAGACTGATCGAGCGGTAA
- a CDS encoding branched-chain amino acid transaminase, translating into MTMDDRDGTIWLDGKWVDWRDAKTHVLTHTLHYGGGVFEGLRAYHAEKGTAIFKMKEHTDRLFRSAHIMNMPMPFSKDDINDAQRGAIAKNNLDSAYIRTMCFYGSEGMGLRADNLKVHVMVAAWTWGAYLGADNLEKGIRIRTSSYTRNHVNSTMLKAKANGNYINSLLALQEAISTGYDEALLLDHEGYCAEGSGENLFVVRNGKLYTPETTSALEGITRDTIMTIAAEQGLEVIVKRITRDEVYIADEAFFTGSAAEVTPIREYDGRQIGSGSRGPITEKLQSLYFDYVHGRRSDHAEWLAYVAK; encoded by the coding sequence ATGACGATGGACGATAGAGACGGCACTATCTGGCTGGATGGAAAATGGGTCGACTGGCGCGATGCGAAAACTCACGTCCTGACCCACACGCTGCATTACGGCGGCGGCGTGTTCGAAGGTCTCAGAGCCTATCACGCCGAAAAAGGCACGGCCATCTTCAAGATGAAGGAGCATACCGACCGCCTGTTCCGCTCCGCGCACATCATGAACATGCCGATGCCGTTCAGCAAGGACGACATCAACGATGCGCAGCGCGGCGCGATCGCGAAGAACAACCTCGACAGCGCCTATATCCGCACGATGTGTTTTTACGGTTCCGAAGGGATGGGGCTGCGCGCCGACAATCTGAAAGTGCATGTGATGGTGGCGGCCTGGACCTGGGGCGCTTATCTCGGCGCCGACAACCTGGAAAAAGGCATCCGGATCCGCACCTCGTCCTATACGCGCAATCACGTGAACAGCACGATGCTGAAGGCCAAGGCGAACGGCAACTACATCAACTCGCTGCTGGCGTTGCAGGAAGCGATCTCGACCGGTTACGACGAAGCCCTGCTGCTCGACCATGAAGGCTACTGCGCGGAAGGCAGCGGCGAAAACCTGTTCGTGGTTCGTAACGGCAAACTTTATACCCCGGAAACCACCTCCGCGCTGGAGGGCATCACCCGCGACACGATCATGACGATCGCGGCCGAACAGGGCCTGGAAGTGATCGTGAAACGGATCACCCGCGACGAAGTGTACATCGCCGACGAAGCGTTCTTCACCGGCTCCGCCGCCGAAGTGACGCCGATCCGCGAATACGACGGACGCCAGATCGGCAGCGGCAGCCGCGGTCCGATCACCGAAAAGCTGCAGTCGCTGTATTTCGACTATGTGCACGGACGTCGAAGCGACCATGCCGAGTGGCTGGCCTATGTCGCCAAATAG
- the gspE gene encoding type II secretion system ATPase GspE, whose translation MAIVMENAAKPYQAFLQILLDKNKLSANELKKVERMQKSSVAESLPHLLVKLGLCSEHDVADAFVESGDFEKILTGDYPLEAPLPESVSLRFLKNFHVIGIGGNDDEARVAMMDPEDRFVIDALTLATGKRVSAKVGVLSEIDAALEVQYGEGRSQMDRIVDDLTVDEVGEEDLEHLKDLASEAPVIKMVNLIMQRAIETKASDIHIEPFEHALKVRLRIDGVLQDIHSPPVKSTAAVISRIKIMAKLNIAERRLPQDGRIKVQMLGKELDLRVSTIPTMYGESVVIRLLDKENMVFDFAALGFSGRHAEQFMDVLAQPHGIILITGPTGSGKSTTLYAALKLLNTSERKIITVEDPVEYQLEGVNQIQAKPQIGLTFASALRSIVRQDPDVIMIGEMRDLETAKIAVQSALTGHLVLSTLHTNDAAGGITRLLDMGLEEYLLSSTVNGILAQRLVRKLCPQCKEGQPAPPEVVAELNLRRYRPEGDITLFKPVGCASCGGLGYRGRMSIIEFLPMTDPVRKLVMAHEEAGVIQKLAIEEGMRTMYEDGLDKVVHGVTTLEEVLRVTTES comes from the coding sequence ATGGCAATCGTAATGGAAAATGCAGCGAAACCTTATCAAGCCTTTCTACAGATTCTGCTCGACAAGAACAAACTGTCCGCCAACGAATTGAAAAAAGTCGAGCGGATGCAGAAGTCTTCCGTGGCCGAAAGCCTGCCCCATCTTCTGGTCAAGCTGGGCCTGTGCTCCGAGCACGATGTCGCCGATGCGTTTGTCGAATCGGGGGATTTCGAGAAAATCCTGACCGGCGACTATCCGCTGGAGGCGCCGCTGCCCGAGAGCGTATCGCTGCGGTTCCTGAAAAACTTCCATGTGATCGGGATCGGCGGAAACGACGATGAAGCCCGGGTCGCGATGATGGATCCGGAAGACCGTTTCGTGATCGATGCGTTGACGCTGGCGACCGGCAAACGCGTTTCCGCGAAGGTCGGCGTGCTGTCCGAGATCGATGCGGCGCTGGAAGTGCAATACGGCGAAGGCCGGTCGCAAATGGACCGGATCGTCGACGATCTGACCGTCGACGAAGTCGGCGAAGAAGATCTGGAGCATTTGAAGGATTTGGCCAGCGAAGCGCCGGTGATCAAAATGGTGAATCTGATCATGCAGCGCGCGATCGAAACGAAGGCATCGGATATCCATATCGAGCCGTTCGAGCATGCGTTGAAGGTCAGGCTGCGCATCGACGGCGTGCTGCAGGACATCCATTCGCCGCCGGTCAAATCGACCGCGGCGGTAATCTCGCGGATCAAGATCATGGCGAAGCTGAACATCGCCGAGCGCCGGTTGCCGCAGGACGGCCGGATCAAGGTCCAGATGCTGGGCAAGGAGCTCGATTTGCGGGTATCCACGATTCCGACCATGTACGGCGAAAGCGTGGTGATCCGTTTGCTGGACAAGGAAAACATGGTGTTCGACTTTGCCGCGCTCGGCTTCTCCGGGCGGCATGCGGAACAATTCATGGACGTGCTGGCGCAGCCGCACGGCATCATCCTGATTACCGGCCCGACCGGCAGCGGTAAATCGACCACGCTGTACGCGGCGCTGAAACTGTTGAACACCTCCGAACGCAAGATCATCACGGTCGAAGACCCGGTCGAATACCAGCTCGAAGGCGTCAATCAGATTCAGGCCAAGCCGCAGATCGGTCTGACGTTCGCCTCCGCGCTGCGGTCGATCGTCCGGCAGGACCCGGACGTGATCATGATCGGCGAAATGCGCGACCTCGAAACCGCCAAGATCGCGGTGCAGTCGGCGCTGACCGGTCACCTCGTGCTGTCGACGCTGCATACGAACGATGCCGCCGGCGGGATCACCCGGCTTCTGGACATGGGACTGGAAGAATACCTGCTGAGCTCGACCGTCAACGGCATCCTGGCGCAGCGGCTGGTCAGAAAGCTCTGCCCCCAATGCAAAGAAGGGCAGCCGGCACCGCCCGAAGTGGTCGCCGAACTGAATCTTCGTCGTTACCGGCCGGAGGGTGACATTACTTTATTCAAGCCGGTCGGCTGTGCGTCCTGCGGCGGTCTGGGCTATCGGGGACGGATGTCGATCATCGAGTTTTTGCCGATGACCGATCCGGTCCGTAAATTGGTGATGGCGCACGAGGAAGCCGGCGTGATCCAGAAACTGGCGATCGAAGAAGGCATGCGGACGATGTACGAAGACGGCCTGGACAAGGTGGTGCACGGCGTCACGACTCTCGAAGAAGTCTTGCGGGTAACGACGGAAAGCTGA
- a CDS encoding sigma 54-interacting transcriptional regulator, producing MRFSYLAGQDCGVMITDEPGTGKDLMAEPVHKKSGQMAAQLYISRVDCETLSEAEGQTGFYGAEKSEAQTGSRG from the coding sequence ATACGATTTTCATACCTTGCCGGTCAGGATTGCGGTGTAATGATCACGGACGAGCCGGGAACGGGCAAGGATTTGATGGCCGAGCCGGTTCATAAAAAGTCGGGACAGATGGCTGCGCAGCTTTATATTAGTCGCGTCGATTGTGAAACTTTATCGGAGGCAGAGGGTCAGACTGGGTTTTACGGTGCGGAAAAATCGGAAGCACAAACAGGAAGCCGGGGATGA